One Bacteroidia bacterium genomic region harbors:
- the bamD gene encoding outer membrane protein assembly factor BamD, whose protein sequence is MRLQLPQKLTYRSVFIAWSILAVITMACDPYAKLAKSRKISDKDSAAAHYHSKKNYQSASFIYEELLSYYRGSAKYETTLYRYADCKYYMGEYISAAHYFEEFTNMFPSSPLYEECTYRVAYCHYQQTLDYELDQTETAKTIDYFQLFLAQFPNSQKAEETNKIIHELRERLSEKAFKQANLYYKIGYYKAAVISFKNVLADYPDSKFREESQFKIFKASVLMAQNSIDEKKETRYLDAVSYYDRFKTRFKESKYTKEAENLHEDIQRELNKFQKKSKP, encoded by the coding sequence ATGCGTTTACAATTACCTCAAAAACTGACATATAGGAGTGTATTTATTGCTTGGAGCATCTTAGCGGTAATTACTATGGCCTGCGACCCATACGCTAAGTTAGCTAAAAGTCGAAAAATAAGCGATAAAGACTCTGCAGCTGCGCATTATCACAGTAAAAAAAACTATCAATCAGCATCTTTTATTTATGAAGAATTGCTTAGTTACTACCGAGGGTCAGCCAAATACGAAACTACGCTGTATCGGTATGCAGATTGTAAATACTATATGGGTGAATATATTAGCGCCGCACATTACTTTGAAGAGTTTACCAATATGTTCCCGTCAAGCCCGCTATATGAAGAATGTACTTATCGGGTAGCCTATTGCCATTATCAGCAAACTCTTGATTATGAGTTAGATCAAACTGAAACAGCTAAAACAATAGACTATTTTCAGCTATTTTTAGCCCAGTTTCCCAACTCCCAAAAAGCAGAGGAAACCAATAAAATTATCCATGAATTACGGGAGCGTCTATCCGAAAAAGCCTTTAAACAAGCAAATTTGTATTATAAAATTGGATATTACAAAGCAGCTGTTATTTCATTCAAAAATGTTTTAGCTGATTATCCCGATTCAAAGTTTCGGGAAGAATCTCAATTTAAAATATTTAAAGCATCTGTGCTAATGGCTCAAAATAGCATTGACGAAAAAAAAGAAACCCGATACTTAGATGCCGTAAGTTATTATGACCGTTTTAAAACTCGATTTAAGGAGAGTAAATATACCAAAGAGGCTGAAAATCTACACGAAGATATTCAGCGTGAATTAAATAAGTTTCAAAAAAAATCGAAACCGTAA
- a CDS encoding metal ABC transporter permease, with protein MDLIESFFFQPYAWRALTTAVLVGYTCGLLGPFILLRRMALVGDALSHAILPGVVVAFMLVGYSTTALFTGSVIAGLVAALLITWIQRKTNTREDAAIGIIFSVMFAAGVMGISWLTHQRGVHLDLKDFLFGNLLSSTFQDTLLSLAIGVYVTVAILVFYRYFLISTFQPQVAETMGISTSSIHYFLMLLLSFTIVSALQSVGVILVVGMLVIPASAAQLISKRLSAVLAWSVGIGIFSTVVGMLLSVWVQTTPGPAMIIVAGIVYSFTVLFSPNHGILIVLKRNYLNNNRICQEDILKQLALLGPDAEISFAELQKQLKWPRSKLKRHSKSLESQNIILRNRNNLRLTHKGVEKAFFMIRAHRLWEHFLVHELGQHQDNVHIEAEEYEHFLPPLFINELENSLGNPQTDPHGSIIPKFSQEAEVQTLAQAQEEKKLVLLLNQPNNNIVATYWELGIAPNQLITVCRKTDSQIEVKTLDKSVSIPIEIANQTWVKFFN; from the coding sequence ATGGATTTAATAGAGTCGTTTTTTTTTCAGCCGTATGCTTGGCGGGCTTTAACAACGGCAGTATTAGTTGGTTATACCTGCGGGTTGTTGGGGCCGTTTATACTCTTACGCAGAATGGCTTTGGTAGGGGATGCGCTTTCCCATGCGATATTGCCGGGTGTGGTGGTAGCCTTTATGCTTGTCGGTTATAGCACTACGGCATTGTTTACGGGTTCCGTAATTGCCGGACTTGTCGCCGCATTGTTGATTACTTGGATTCAACGGAAGACCAATACACGTGAAGATGCAGCTATCGGCATTATTTTTTCGGTGATGTTTGCTGCCGGAGTAATGGGAATCTCTTGGCTTACGCACCAACGAGGGGTTCATTTAGACCTAAAAGACTTTCTCTTTGGAAACCTATTAAGCAGCACATTTCAGGATACATTGCTTTCATTAGCTATTGGCGTTTATGTAACGGTTGCGATTCTAGTTTTTTACCGATATTTTTTAATCAGCACCTTTCAGCCGCAAGTTGCTGAAACAATGGGAATTTCTACCAGCAGTATTCATTATTTTTTGATGTTATTACTTTCGTTCACCATAGTTTCGGCATTGCAGTCTGTGGGAGTCATTTTGGTTGTAGGGATGTTGGTTATTCCGGCTTCTGCTGCCCAGTTGATTAGCAAACGGCTTTCGGCTGTTTTAGCGTGGTCTGTCGGGATTGGTATTTTTTCTACTGTGGTTGGAATGCTACTTTCTGTTTGGGTGCAAACTACTCCCGGCCCGGCGATGATTATCGTAGCCGGAATCGTTTACAGCTTTACCGTCTTATTCTCTCCTAATCATGGAATCTTGATAGTATTAAAACGTAACTATTTGAATAACAATAGGATTTGCCAAGAAGATATTTTGAAACAACTTGCTTTATTAGGGCCTGATGCAGAAATATCTTTTGCAGAATTACAAAAACAGCTAAAATGGCCACGCAGTAAATTAAAAAGACATTCTAAATCTTTAGAATCCCAAAATATTATTTTGAGGAATAGAAATAATCTACGCTTAACCCACAAAGGAGTTGAAAAGGCGTTTTTTATGATTCGGGCACACCGGCTGTGGGAGCATTTTTTGGTTCATGAACTTGGGCAGCACCAAGATAACGTCCACATAGAAGCAGAAGAATACGAACATTTTTTACCCCCCCTGTTTATCAATGAGTTAGAAAATTCATTGGGGAATCCGCAAACAGACCCACATGGGTCAATCATTCCTAAGTTTTCCCAAGAAGCTGAAGTTCAAACTCTTGCCCAAGCTCAAGAAGAGAAAAAACTTGTATTACTGTTAAACCAACCCAACAACAACATCGTAGCTACCTATTGGGAGTTAGGTATCGCCCCCAACCAACTAATTACGGTTTGCAGGAAAACAGACTCCCAAATTGAAGTGAAAACTTTAGATAAATCGGTTTCTATACCTATCGAAATAGCTAACCAAACTTGGGTAAAATTTTTTAACTGA
- a CDS encoding glycosyltransferase, translating into MRVAILSQASNFHCQKWAQALADLGADVFVYGFTHHDIKNVTVRTLNTFFGYRYPDFWLTAGKLNRLFLQDKIQIVHPLHLTPFGTWGILATGNLPIVAAAIGADVLEYRSDIQPNSRSWEGPEQAKISYWGKMKHYFFKHEVQRVVNQANLITADNQEIIRTLQLDFGVNPEKLRHLRWGIEPELFQLTEAEKESERKKWSLKAGQNLCLIPRGANYFYQADIILEAVQQALHKGLTNWKFIMLSAGYSIAEYIKDLAQKIEYQYPESFTWIPHQISRVDVLKIWQITDAFINAPSYDGFSSTLNEGRFVGAIPIYNHIPAHTELMQDGYNGILVHPFEPQLLSKTLLKLPQLLENKDTFKQRNQQWVLKNAQLKPAAEAMIADFEKLL; encoded by the coding sequence ATGCGTGTAGCTATTTTATCCCAAGCAAGTAATTTTCACTGCCAAAAATGGGCGCAAGCTCTGGCTGATTTAGGAGCAGATGTTTTTGTCTATGGCTTTACACATCATGATATTAAAAATGTAACAGTCAGAACGTTAAATACATTTTTCGGCTATCGGTATCCTGATTTTTGGCTTACTGCCGGAAAACTCAATCGGTTATTTTTGCAGGATAAGATTCAAATTGTTCATCCTTTACATTTAACGCCTTTTGGGACTTGGGGGATATTAGCAACAGGAAACCTGCCTATTGTAGCGGCTGCCATTGGTGCAGATGTGTTAGAATACCGTTCTGATATTCAACCTAATAGCCGTTCATGGGAAGGTCCAGAACAAGCTAAGATTTCTTATTGGGGAAAAATGAAACACTATTTTTTTAAGCATGAAGTACAGCGTGTAGTAAATCAAGCTAATTTAATAACTGCTGATAATCAGGAAATTATCAGAACATTACAACTTGATTTTGGAGTAAACCCTGAAAAACTGCGCCATCTTCGGTGGGGGATAGAGCCGGAGTTATTTCAACTTACAGAGGCTGAAAAAGAATCTGAACGCAAGAAATGGAGTTTAAAGGCGGGGCAAAATCTCTGCCTCATCCCGCGCGGCGCAAACTACTTTTATCAGGCGGATATTATTCTGGAAGCCGTACAGCAAGCACTCCATAAAGGATTAACAAATTGGAAATTTATCATGCTTTCCGCAGGTTATTCCATCGCAGAATACATAAAAGATTTAGCCCAAAAAATTGAATATCAATATCCTGAAAGTTTTACTTGGATACCTCATCAAATTTCCAGAGTTGATGTGCTTAAAATATGGCAGATTACAGATGCTTTTATCAATGCTCCAAGCTATGACGGTTTTTCTTCAACGCTTAATGAAGGCCGTTTTGTGGGAGCTATTCCTATATACAACCACATTCCGGCACATACAGAACTGATGCAAGATGGCTATAACGGAATCTTGGTTCACCCATTTGAACCACAATTACTTTCAAAAACACTCTTAAAACTTCCCCAACTACTTGAAAATAAGGATACTTTTAAGCAAAGGAATCAACAATGGGTTCTTAAAAATGCACAATTAAAACCGGCTGCCGAAGCTATGATTGCTGATTTTGAAAAATTACTATAA
- a CDS encoding alpha/beta hydrolase — MRFNILSNSRIIKQCVLFITLIGVVFGGYTQVKDTTVSIGKIKVHAQISGKAGAPFVLVLHGGFQEIAEMKSQIKALEPKYRVIAMDTRGHGRSSFVDSSLSYEVFTHDAIQLLDKFKITKTHVVGWSDGGITGLYLAFLYPERILSLVAIGVNSRPDSTALQPRIVANFKNWDNDKVAQKCSLLYPKHPNPKSFPAFAKRMGVMYQKYPQITDAQLQKIVCPVLLIFGENDIVLPDHPIELNRKIPNSKLEIIPQATHYCPQTHSSVVNKLIVNFLDTN; from the coding sequence ATGCGTTTTAATATTCTTTCTAACAGCCGTATTATTAAGCAATGTGTGTTGTTTATTACGCTGATAGGTGTTGTTTTCGGGGGATATACTCAGGTAAAAGATACCACCGTTAGTATTGGAAAAATCAAGGTTCATGCACAAATCAGCGGAAAAGCGGGTGCTCCGTTTGTGCTTGTATTGCATGGGGGATTTCAAGAAATAGCCGAAATGAAATCTCAGATTAAAGCCTTAGAACCCAAATACCGAGTTATAGCAATGGATACACGCGGGCACGGACGTTCTTCTTTTGTGGATTCTTCATTGAGTTATGAAGTCTTTACCCATGATGCCATTCAACTATTAGATAAATTCAAAATTACCAAAACCCACGTTGTGGGCTGGAGCGATGGTGGCATAACCGGCTTATACTTAGCCTTTTTGTATCCCGAAAGGATTCTATCATTAGTAGCTATCGGTGTAAATAGCCGTCCGGATTCCACTGCCTTACAACCCAGAATTGTAGCCAACTTCAAGAATTGGGATAACGACAAAGTTGCCCAAAAGTGTAGTTTATTGTATCCCAAACATCCTAACCCTAAATCATTTCCGGCTTTTGCCAAAAGAATGGGAGTTATGTACCAAAAGTATCCTCAAATAACAGATGCACAGTTACAAAAAATAGTTTGCCCGGTATTGTTGATTTTTGGTGAAAATGATATTGTTTTGCCGGATCATCCAATCGAGTTAAACCGTAAAATACCGAATTCTAAACTCGAAATCATACCTCAAGCCACTCATTATTGCCCTCAAACACATTCTTCGGTTGTAAATAAACTTATCGTTAATTTTTTAGATACCAACTAA
- a CDS encoding DUF697 domain-containing protein has translation MLDPLLKYAEDTIKNTFKPMSKSEEAQAIVRRHVLFSLGAGLVPIPVLDIAAVTIVQLDMVRQLSLLYGKEYSENNGKAIVSSLAGSTLARLGASFMKGIPLVGSFIGGVSMAVLSGASTYALGQVFVKHFESNGELFNFDTNAFKKMYEDEFEKGKKVASKMQEEKTKTTPVTKEQADDVFSKIEKLNQMRVNGLISDEEFQSQKSKLLERL, from the coding sequence ATGTTAGACCCGTTGTTAAAATATGCTGAAGATACTATCAAAAACACATTTAAGCCTATGAGTAAGTCAGAAGAAGCACAAGCGATTGTACGTCGCCATGTTTTGTTTTCATTGGGGGCTGGTTTAGTACCGATTCCTGTTTTAGATATTGCTGCTGTAACGATAGTTCAATTAGATATGGTTCGGCAATTAAGTCTTTTATATGGCAAAGAATATTCTGAAAACAATGGAAAGGCAATAGTATCTTCATTAGCGGGTTCTACGTTAGCAAGATTGGGAGCTAGTTTTATGAAAGGGATTCCATTAGTAGGGTCTTTTATCGGCGGAGTTTCTATGGCGGTGCTTTCGGGAGCATCTACCTATGCGTTAGGACAAGTATTTGTAAAGCATTTTGAGAGCAATGGTGAGCTATTTAACTTTGACACAAACGCCTTTAAAAAGATGTATGAAGATGAATTTGAAAAAGGGAAAAAAGTAGCCTCCAAAATGCAGGAAGAAAAAACAAAAACAACTCCGGTAACCAAAGAACAAGCTGATGATGTTTTTTCTAAAATAGAAAAATTAAATCAAATGCGTGTTAATGGGCTTATTAGCGACGAAGAATTTCAATCACAGAAAAGCAAACTATTAGAACGCTTATAG